CCAAATTTTCTGTGGCAGGACGGCCGGCCGCGCCGCAGATCATCATTGTCCATGCACGGCAGATCGTCATGCGCCAGCGAATAAGAATGTACCATTTCCAGCGCGCAGGCGGCCGGCAAAATTTCCGCCTCAGCCACCTGTAGCAGCTCGGCCACCGTCAACATCAGCGCCGGTCGTATTCTCTTACCGCCGTTGAGAACGGCGTAATGCATGGCCTCGGCTAATTGCCGCGGAGCCTCCGGCGGAAAAGTCAGATAATTATTCAAGGCCCTTTCAAGAATGGTGATTTTTTGCGCCAAATAATCGGCCAGCTCAAGCGGCAAAATCGGACTCCTCGATCTGGCCGTTCTTTTTGGTAATCGCCTTGACTTCTTTTTCCGTGACTTTCAGATAATCGTGGCATTTTTTGGTCAGCGTCAGTCCGGCTTTGTATAATTCCACCGCTTCGTCCAGCGTTTTTTCGCCGGAAGACAGCTCTCCCACGATCTTTTCCAGTTTTTTCAGATCGGCTTCAAAGGTCATGCGGGAATTATAACACCATTAATGCCTAAGCAGCTGCAAAGATTTAAGCACAGAACTTTCTTCCAGCAGCTGGCCGCCGATATACTTATGAATAATGCTGGAAATAAGTGTCTGATACGGTAAACCCTCTTCCGCGGACTTTTGTTTCACTTTGTTCAAATCATATTCAGAAATCCGAATATTGATATTCTTAGTTTTATTGGCTGAAACAATAATAGTTTCGATCTCCGCCTGCTCGCGCGGCGAAATCGGCTCAAATGATTCCGCATTGTCCTCAATAGACTGCTCAAAAGCATCAAGTTTTATTTTTTTCATTTTTTACCTCCATAAATCTTATGGCATTTCCGGCTCGGAAAAGCGGTTTTTAAAACTATATTGCGTTCCGAATCAAACACAAACGGCACAGCCTGTGTATAACCATGATAAGACAGCACAAATATTCTTTGACCTGGCCGCGCTGGATTTTTCAAAACAGCCAGATACCGGCGTTCCAGAATAATAATAGCTAATTCAGCCAAAGCAATGCCGCGTTCGGCATTTAGTTTTTTATTTTTCTCCGGATCCCAAATAATCTGCACTGATTTAGTTTACTACATTGTATACTATTTGTCAATAATAAGTCAAATAAATCATACCTTGTCCCCAAAATAAAATATTATTTCTCAACAATTTTCAGCGCCCTGGCTT
The window above is part of the Candidatus Margulisiibacteriota bacterium genome. Proteins encoded here:
- the xseB gene encoding exodeoxyribonuclease VII small subunit: MTFEADLKKLEKIVGELSSGEKTLDEAVELYKAGLTLTKKCHDYLKVTEKEVKAITKKNGQIEESDFAA
- a CDS encoding toxin, translated to MQIIWDPEKNKKLNAERGIALAELAIIILERRYLAVLKNPARPGQRIFVLSYHGYTQAVPFVFDSERNIVLKTAFPSRKCHKIYGGKK